One genomic window of Syngnathus acus chromosome 11, fSynAcu1.2, whole genome shotgun sequence includes the following:
- the edn1 gene encoding endothelin-1, producing the protein MDIYILFSVLSLMHSWILSIAICAPVETSTTVSQVRHVREKRCSCATFLDKECVYFCHLDIIWVNTPERIVSYGLGNAPRKRRSVQVATATASGRSRCRCLHQGDLTCTDFCQREETSVKNEIPSDEGPELEADTSKTKSMNNQRRAPPPRISAAVERLLKKWTQSRRLKTPLKMTRYPQARSGKISLPSL; encoded by the exons ATGGATATTTACATCTTATTTTCCGTCTTGTCTTTGATGCACTCCTGGATTTTAAGCATAG caATCTGCGCTCCTGTTGAAACGTCAACCACAGTTTCACAAGTGCGCCATGTGCGCGAAAAGCGCTGCTCATGCGCGACTTTCTTGGACAAGGAATGCGTTTATTTCTGCCACTTGGACATCATATGGGTCAACACTCCTGA GCGTATCGTTTCATATGGCTTGGGCAATGCCCCCAGGAAAAGGCGTTCAGTCCAGGTTGCCACGGCAACCGCAAGTGGTCGCTCCCGCTGTCGTTGCCTGCATCAGGGAGACCTCACCTGCACTGACTTCTGCCAGAG GGAGGAGACATCAGTAAAGAATGAAATCCCTTCTGATGAGGGCCCCGAGCTGGAGGCTGACACAAGCAAGACTAAAag TATGAACAATCAAAGAAGGGCGCCGCCGCCCCGGATCAGCGCCGCCGTCGAAAGGCTTCTTAAAAAGTGGACGCAAAGCCGCAGGCTGAAAACGCCACTGAAGATGACCCGTTACCCTCAAGCCAGAAGTGGAAAGATTTCTTTACCTTCTCTATAA